The following are encoded together in the Planctobacterium marinum genome:
- a CDS encoding monovalent cation:proton antiporter family protein, with protein MEGSFTDILLLMMVAVFAVWLFKRVNLPPILAYLACGIVAGPDLMQIYEDPEQMHFFAELGIVFLLFSLGLEFSLPKMVAMRHLVFGVGLGQMVVTTLVFMGLALLFGFGPIPAFVIGGMAALSSTAIVIKQSSELGILNTTRAQMSVSILLFQDLAVVPLLIVIPLFAADGEQSLAVAISLAVFKGSLVFIILLSVGKWGLPRLFNEVAKTRTDELFVLTTILVALLAAGLTHSFGLSMALGAFLAGMMLGESQYKHQLEADIRPFRDIFMGLFFITIGMQLELSTFVSSIHWILSGLVVLMVLKVLLIRLAAWLFKAPGDDAWAAGIKLSQMGEFSFVIVALASNHDIFTSTEASIFMSIGILSMAVTPWLVTNSPRLVTKITRRKMTLPEQPVASQEKLQDHVIIFGFGRVGQSVSRLLRIEAINYVAVDADPVRVQESCAAGETVFFGDVQNKDILRTVGIDKAKLAILTFDEHTKAKAVIESVVALNPDLPIVVRTRKDYHLEELYMSGASQVVPEILEGSLMLVSQVLHLCGVPMSRILKRVRKERKEHYRHMHGFFPGETTEMTYGKQDKLEFMHAVVLTADAHAVGKKLGDVNIDTMRVSIKGLRRGNEEIAEPDPDTVLAVNDVLVISGKPRRVERAERILLEGH; from the coding sequence ATGGAAGGCAGCTTTACTGACATTTTGTTATTGATGATGGTGGCAGTTTTTGCCGTTTGGTTGTTTAAGCGGGTGAACTTGCCGCCCATACTTGCTTATCTCGCCTGTGGTATTGTGGCTGGACCTGACTTAATGCAGATTTATGAAGATCCTGAGCAAATGCATTTCTTTGCTGAGCTGGGCATCGTCTTTCTGCTGTTTTCCTTAGGTTTAGAGTTTTCATTGCCCAAAATGGTAGCTATGCGTCATTTGGTATTTGGCGTCGGTTTGGGACAGATGGTTGTCACTACTCTGGTTTTTATGGGGTTGGCACTGTTATTTGGTTTTGGCCCGATTCCGGCGTTTGTTATCGGTGGCATGGCAGCACTGTCTTCAACTGCCATAGTGATAAAACAATCCAGTGAGCTGGGGATCTTAAATACCACCCGTGCTCAGATGTCCGTTAGTATTTTATTGTTCCAGGATCTGGCCGTTGTTCCCCTGTTAATTGTTATCCCATTATTTGCCGCTGACGGCGAGCAAAGTCTGGCAGTGGCCATTTCTTTGGCAGTGTTTAAAGGCTCACTGGTATTTATTATCTTGTTATCGGTGGGCAAATGGGGCTTGCCCAGACTCTTTAATGAAGTGGCTAAAACCCGTACCGATGAATTATTTGTACTTACCACGATTTTAGTGGCGCTATTGGCCGCCGGTTTGACCCACTCATTTGGTTTGTCGATGGCTCTGGGGGCGTTTCTGGCGGGGATGATGTTAGGAGAGAGCCAATACAAGCACCAACTTGAAGCCGATATCAGACCATTTCGTGATATTTTCATGGGTTTGTTTTTTATTACCATTGGAATGCAGTTAGAGCTTAGTACCTTTGTGTCCAGTATTCATTGGATATTGTCGGGATTGGTGGTCCTTATGGTATTGAAAGTATTGCTAATCCGATTAGCCGCCTGGTTATTTAAAGCGCCGGGAGATGATGCCTGGGCTGCGGGGATCAAGCTTTCGCAAATGGGTGAATTCAGTTTTGTTATTGTCGCGTTAGCCAGTAATCACGATATTTTTACTTCTACCGAAGCCTCCATTTTTATGAGTATCGGTATTTTGAGTATGGCAGTGACACCTTGGTTGGTCACCAACAGTCCGCGCCTGGTAACCAAAATAACGCGACGCAAAATGACCTTGCCGGAGCAACCTGTTGCCTCGCAAGAGAAACTTCAAGACCACGTGATTATTTTCGGGTTTGGGCGAGTAGGGCAGTCTGTGAGTCGTTTATTGCGCATTGAGGCGATAAATTATGTGGCTGTGGATGCCGACCCCGTGCGTGTGCAGGAAAGCTGTGCCGCGGGTGAAACGGTGTTTTTTGGCGATGTACAAAACAAAGATATTCTGCGTACGGTAGGTATCGACAAAGCAAAATTGGCCATTTTGACCTTTGATGAGCATACCAAAGCGAAGGCCGTTATCGAATCGGTTGTGGCCCTCAATCCCGATTTGCCTATTGTGGTGCGTACGCGCAAAGATTATCACCTTGAAGAGCTGTATATGTCAGGAGCATCTCAAGTAGTACCAGAAATACTTGAGGGCAGCTTGATGCTGGTTTCTCAGGTATTGCATTTATGCGGTGTGCCCATGTCGCGCATTTTAAAACGGGTAAGAAAAGAGCGAAAAGAACACTATCGTCACATGCATGGCTTTTTCCCTGGAGAAACCACTGAAATGACTTACGGTAAACAGGACAAGTTGGAGTTCATGCACGCAGTGGTGTTGACCGCCGATGCTCACGCCGTGGGTAAAAAGCTCGGTGATGTTAATATCGATACCATGAGGGTTTCCATTAAAGGACTGCGAAGAGGTAATGAAGAAATCGCTGAACCGGATCCTGATACGGTTTTGGCGGTAAATGATGTATTGGTGATTTCCGGCAAGCCAAGGCGCGTTGAGCGAGCGGAGCGTATTTTACTGGAGGGGCATTAG
- a CDS encoding SemiSWEET transporter: MIELIGYIAAVLTTASFLPQAIKTLKTRDTQSLSLSMYSIFCTGVLLWLLYGLAIQNWPIVAANAVTLMLAGMILGIKLQAVLRERN, translated from the coding sequence ATGATTGAACTCATTGGCTATATTGCCGCTGTGTTAACCACTGCCTCATTTTTACCACAGGCGATCAAAACCTTAAAAACGCGCGATACTCAATCTCTGTCGCTAAGTATGTACTCGATTTTTTGTACTGGGGTACTGTTGTGGCTGCTATATGGCTTGGCGATACAAAACTGGCCTATTGTTGCGGCTAATGCCGTAACTTTGATGTTAGCCGGAATGATTTTGGGGATAAAACTGCAAGCTGTTTTACGGGAGCGGAATTAG
- a CDS encoding GGDEF domain-containing protein has protein sequence MENLTPFYDNTITDGFFNINTQQEFMSDREKNQLMHTLTTSLDLNELGDIVFAELKNRLNALSFKVSSPFGNFQFGTTDKHLVVKTYDLTANHDGSVKIEYGFVRSLSLRETQLLKDLNHCIRNPLNNALQFLQIQKLALKDSLTSLGNRRQFDETMEKATSRAHRNGESVSLIVMDLDKFKQVNDKFGHAEGDKVLMSVAGAINQSLRSSDHAFRFGGDEFCCITTDTDKEANELIVQRIQEAVAADSLLQKHGISVSFGLAMLQPEDSQSGFFNRADEALYQAKQAGRNCAKWA, from the coding sequence TTGGAAAATTTAACCCCGTTCTACGATAACACAATAACTGATGGCTTTTTCAATATAAACACTCAGCAAGAGTTTATGAGTGATAGAGAAAAAAATCAGCTAATGCATACACTTACAACCAGCCTTGACTTGAACGAGTTAGGGGACATCGTATTTGCTGAGTTAAAAAACCGTCTTAATGCCCTATCTTTTAAGGTCTCCAGTCCATTCGGAAACTTTCAGTTTGGTACTACCGACAAACATTTAGTAGTAAAAACTTACGATTTGACGGCCAATCACGATGGCTCGGTGAAAATTGAATACGGTTTCGTCAGAAGTTTGTCGCTAAGAGAAACACAACTGTTAAAAGACCTTAATCATTGTATCAGAAACCCCTTAAACAACGCGTTACAGTTTCTGCAGATTCAAAAGCTGGCATTAAAGGACAGTTTAACTTCCTTAGGCAATCGTCGACAGTTTGACGAAACTATGGAAAAAGCCACCAGCAGAGCCCACAGAAACGGCGAATCTGTCAGTCTGATTGTGATGGATTTAGACAAATTCAAGCAAGTAAATGACAAATTTGGCCACGCTGAGGGTGACAAGGTGTTGATGAGTGTTGCCGGAGCTATTAACCAATCTTTACGCAGTTCTGATCACGCTTTTCGCTTTGGTGGCGATGAATTTTGCTGTATTACTACCGATACAGACAAAGAAGCCAACGAACTGATTGTACAACGTATTCAGGAGGCGGTCGCCGCTGATAGCTTACTACAAAAACACGGTATTAGTGTCAGTTTTGGATTAGCCATGTTGCAACCCGAAGACAGCCAGTCTGGCTTTTTTAACCGCGCTGATGAAGCCTTATATCAAGCTAAACAAGCGGGTCGCAATTGCGCAAAATGGGCCTAA
- a CDS encoding patatin-like phospholipase family protein encodes MTDRDEFALILSGGGARAAYQIGVLKSLTQYLPRNHKLPFPVLCGTSAGAINATALACYASCFHLGVRKLEWVWKNFKTEQVYDASLSEVAGYITRNYLSSWRSENISRSPGSLLNNQPLRILIKRMMDFARIDRNIMSGNLNAINISASCYSERNAVSFFQGKDQLQGWKRHHRQGIPCTLEIDHLLASSAIPIVFPPVRIGDDYYGDGAIHESAPLSAPIHLGARKIFVIGVVKDKPDTPHPHMHTRLNSAQIAGHLLDTIFSDALESDIERMNRVNQTLNLLTPQQQKLTDLKPVECFIINPSKSIQNLAWKYYDELPGGIKALLRLIGVNRSSESSLLSYLMFEGKFCSELIQLGYQDGLAQQDAIRKFLEL; translated from the coding sequence ATGACTGATCGGGATGAATTTGCACTGATATTGTCAGGCGGTGGCGCGCGAGCTGCCTACCAAATAGGGGTTTTAAAATCCCTAACCCAATACCTGCCGCGCAATCACAAACTGCCCTTTCCGGTTTTGTGTGGCACTTCCGCCGGAGCCATTAATGCAACGGCCCTGGCTTGTTACGCTTCCTGCTTTCACCTGGGGGTTCGAAAGCTTGAATGGGTGTGGAAGAATTTCAAAACCGAACAAGTTTATGATGCATCGCTATCTGAAGTGGCAGGCTACATCACTCGAAATTATTTGTCCTCATGGCGCTCTGAAAATATCTCGAGAAGCCCGGGAAGCCTATTGAATAATCAGCCTCTTAGAATTCTGATAAAACGCATGATGGACTTTGCGCGTATCGACAGGAACATTATGTCGGGCAATCTCAATGCCATTAATATTTCCGCTTCTTGCTATTCTGAGCGCAATGCCGTTAGTTTCTTTCAGGGAAAAGATCAATTACAAGGCTGGAAGCGTCACCACAGGCAAGGTATTCCCTGTACGCTGGAGATTGATCATCTTTTGGCATCATCTGCCATTCCCATCGTATTTCCCCCGGTGCGCATAGGTGATGACTATTACGGTGATGGTGCCATTCACGAGTCGGCTCCCTTGAGCGCCCCTATTCACTTGGGCGCTCGGAAAATCTTTGTTATCGGTGTGGTAAAAGACAAACCAGATACGCCGCATCCTCACATGCACACACGCCTTAATAGTGCTCAAATCGCAGGTCATTTATTGGATACCATATTCTCGGACGCGCTGGAGTCCGATATCGAGCGCATGAACAGGGTTAATCAAACTCTGAATCTGCTAACACCACAGCAACAAAAACTCACCGACCTCAAGCCTGTCGAGTGCTTTATCATCAATCCCTCAAAAAGTATTCAGAATCTCGCCTGGAAATACTATGACGAGCTCCCTGGTGGTATCAAAGCACTATTGCGTTTGATTGGCGTAAACCGCTCCAGTGAATCCAGTTTATTGAGCTATTTAATGTTTGAAGGTAAGTTTTGCAGTGAACTTATTCAACTAGGCTATCAAGATGGTTTGGCACAACAAGACGCCATCAGAAAGTTTCTGGAGCTATAG